TGGCACAAGGACTTCTTCGGCAAGGAGGCCTACCTCACCGTGTCCGGCCAGCTGAACGTGGAGGCGTACTGCCTGGCGTTGTCGAAGGTGTACACGTTCGGGCCCACGTTCCGGGCGGAGAACTCGAACACCACGCGGCACCTGGCCGAGTTCTGGATGATCGAGCCGGAGATCGCCTTCGCGGACCTGAACGAGGACGCGAACCTGGCGGAGCGGTTCCTCAAGTATGTCTTCAAGGCGGTACTCGCCGAGTGCGGCCCGGACATGAAGTTCTTCGAGGAGCGCCAGCAGAAGGGCGTGATCGAGCGGATGGAGAAGTTCGCCAACTCGAGCTTCGAGCGGATCGACTACACGGAGGCGATCGAGATCCTGAAGAAGGCGAAGAAGAAGTTCGAGTACGCGCCGGAGTGGGGGAACGATCTGCAGACGGAGCACGAGCGCTACCTGACGGAGGAGCACGTGGGCCGGCCGGTGGTGGTGATGAACTACCCGGAGAAGATCAAGGCGTTCTACATGCGCCTGAACGAAGACGGGAAGACGGTGGCGGCGATGGACGTGCTGGCGCCGGGGATCGGGGAGATCATCGGAGGGAGCCAGCGCGAGGAGCGGCTGGACGTGTTGGACAAGCGGATGGAGCAGTTCGGGCTGAAGCCGGAGCACTACCAGTGGTACCGGGACCTGAGGCGTTACGGGACGGTGCCGCACGCGGGCTTCGGACTGGGGTTCGAGCGGCTCATCGTCT
Above is a window of Archangium lipolyticum DNA encoding:
- the asnS gene encoding asparagine--tRNA ligase, encoding MQVVSVKKALDGSIAPDTKVEVRGWVRTRRDSKAGISFINVSDGSTFDPIQVVAPNALPNYEKEVLHLTAGCSVICRGTLVKSQGKGQSFEVQADEVRVLGFVDDPDTYPIQPKQHTLEFLREVAHLRPRTNTFGAITRVRNAAAQAIHRFFHEEGFCWVNTPIITASDAEGAGQMFRVSTLDMTNLPRTPEGKIDWHKDFFGKEAYLTVSGQLNVEAYCLALSKVYTFGPTFRAENSNTTRHLAEFWMIEPEIAFADLNEDANLAERFLKYVFKAVLAECGPDMKFFEERQQKGVIERMEKFANSSFERIDYTEAIEILKKAKKKFEYAPEWGNDLQTEHERYLTEEHVGRPVVVMNYPEKIKAFYMRLNEDGKTVAAMDVLAPGIGEIIGGSQREERLDVLDKRMEQFGLKPEHYQWYRDLRRYGTVPHAGFGLGFERLIVYMCGLQNIRDAIPYPRVPGWAQF